From Leptospira bouyouniensis, the proteins below share one genomic window:
- a CDS encoding UvrD-helicase domain-containing protein, with amino-acid sequence MDHPLANHPNFIEASAGTGKTHLIMQMLGDVMTHDVTNHTKENRLLQFLVLTFTEKAAGELKARLKLKILELYDLGKHPEYYQYLRDLDQVTISTIHGFCNMVLTEYPVETQNNPNVKLTSNEELIRKTFYDLKRNQWEGRDKESLANDILISNLKKKEDLVVSTTSKLLADTKDYVFPTVVSLDECIAEANKSNVSDALITICEVLKGPTGEAITAQGAKGSIPQWIDNWVSLESFAYAIRNEDIKSVARELKRISKLTRSLGKDVKGNGFDYFLLQGSTIVKNLDAASLALQGKIETVIDSLKKIFPLGELDYDGTIFLQNTVNELTAKTKSIIEKGEYLTYDQMILKVYDVIVRNPNQTLVQSLQERFQVCILDEFQDTDKNQYQIFKTLFYDQDTKSRMLFCIGDPKQSIYGFRGADIGIYLEASRDFEGSKATLETNYRSTKELIHGLNTIFHDESKEFGETYFFPIEEPGSSKENYLYKKVSSPDLDTIKYIYVNPDESAIHIFNFKERLPNINKSRNSWAETIRNEIKRIQTKEISLAYYKKGEREPQEIKLRDIAILCGNKKETELVEFYLTKAGIPCSIYKQRGIYQSREADQIQNLLECLLSSNSSQSYKKILFSDIFSIHPHEIQKFDEHSIDSYEKALIDKWQRLIKENRYASFFRSVMDETKLFWQETNRTLEWERKRTNFRQIFQKLLEIQLKSNCSLQELLTNLRELKQKKQSPEEEPLFDRETEEDSVQILTIHASKGLEWPVVFLFYFGNRGPNVTNKEYPIEIETPEGKKRKWILDLWDLHSDKDGEENHFLNEQKRLLYVALTRPNLRLYLPKLNWGRFKKEDSIPNSGYSQILYQELIRIQTLQNQNPSLAQSFVFRDPNEISESQKPNLLPSIDTLKKKPTSPILYPSEIKIGRVLLQHSYTSLQASEKNLNVSQEEKKKELEETPDVEVSSTLELPSSAKIGNFLHNILELCDFSTFQLEVEAILENPSWKWAYHKSFVRYPIEIEGKDTKIEYTVASLLKRAMTARINLATGKSISLSELKEEEKSAELKFHLFLQNLLKESGASLTDGFEHYLKGAIDLVFVREEKFYIVDYKSNLLPNNDYSREAVANAVRDKGYLFQKSVYSFILFEYLKSLFGPKEALNKFGGVYYLFLRGMIGDKQTGIYSDLKYSDADWTIEQFDDIKKEVMAYIRNASDQLEKVYS; translated from the coding sequence ATGGACCATCCTTTAGCCAACCATCCCAATTTTATCGAAGCTTCTGCCGGAACCGGAAAAACACATCTAATCATGCAAATGTTAGGTGATGTAATGACCCACGATGTCACAAATCATACAAAAGAAAATCGACTTCTCCAATTTTTGGTATTAACCTTTACAGAAAAAGCTGCAGGTGAATTAAAAGCACGATTAAAATTAAAAATCTTAGAACTCTATGATCTTGGCAAACACCCCGAATACTACCAATACCTTCGAGATTTAGACCAAGTTACCATTTCCACAATCCATGGTTTCTGCAATATGGTGTTAACAGAATACCCGGTAGAAACCCAAAACAATCCAAATGTAAAACTAACATCGAATGAAGAATTGATTCGAAAGACTTTTTATGATCTCAAAAGAAACCAGTGGGAAGGGAGAGATAAGGAATCACTCGCAAACGATATTTTGATATCGAATTTAAAGAAGAAAGAAGATCTCGTCGTAAGCACAACGTCGAAACTCCTTGCCGATACAAAGGATTATGTATTCCCAACCGTTGTCTCCTTAGACGAATGTATTGCCGAAGCAAACAAAAGCAATGTCTCAGATGCACTCATAACAATTTGTGAAGTTTTAAAAGGTCCAACCGGTGAAGCGATTACGGCACAAGGAGCAAAAGGTAGTATCCCCCAATGGATTGACAATTGGGTATCACTTGAGTCATTTGCCTATGCAATTCGAAACGAAGACATAAAATCGGTAGCAAGAGAATTGAAACGGATTTCGAAATTAACCCGTTCTCTTGGTAAGGATGTAAAGGGAAATGGATTTGATTATTTCCTTTTGCAAGGGAGTACGATTGTCAAAAATTTAGATGCGGCATCCCTTGCGTTACAAGGAAAAATTGAAACAGTTATCGATTCGCTAAAAAAAATATTCCCTCTAGGCGAATTGGATTATGATGGAACTATCTTTTTACAAAATACAGTAAACGAACTCACAGCCAAAACAAAATCCATCATTGAAAAAGGGGAATACCTCACTTATGATCAAATGATCTTAAAGGTATATGATGTCATTGTACGTAACCCCAACCAAACTTTGGTTCAATCTTTGCAAGAAAGATTCCAAGTTTGTATCCTGGATGAATTCCAAGATACAGACAAAAACCAATACCAAATCTTCAAAACTTTATTTTACGATCAGGATACAAAGTCTAGAATGCTCTTTTGTATTGGAGACCCAAAACAAAGTATCTATGGATTTCGCGGAGCCGATATTGGAATTTATCTAGAAGCTTCTCGTGACTTCGAAGGAAGTAAAGCTACCTTAGAAACCAATTACCGATCCACAAAAGAATTAATCCATGGTCTCAATACGATTTTCCATGATGAATCAAAAGAATTTGGAGAAACCTATTTTTTTCCCATAGAAGAACCAGGCTCGAGCAAAGAAAACTACTTATATAAAAAGGTATCATCACCTGACTTAGATACCATCAAATACATATATGTGAATCCCGACGAATCAGCGATTCATATTTTTAATTTCAAGGAAAGACTCCCCAATATAAACAAATCTAGAAATAGTTGGGCTGAGACAATTCGGAATGAAATCAAACGGATCCAAACCAAAGAGATAAGTCTCGCCTACTATAAAAAAGGGGAACGTGAACCCCAAGAGATCAAGTTAAGGGACATTGCTATTCTTTGTGGGAATAAAAAAGAAACAGAACTTGTTGAATTTTATTTAACAAAAGCAGGGATCCCTTGTTCCATCTACAAACAAAGAGGGATTTACCAATCAAGAGAAGCAGACCAAATTCAAAATCTATTAGAATGTTTACTCAGTTCCAACTCCTCACAAAGTTATAAAAAAATTCTATTCTCTGATATCTTTTCTATCCACCCTCATGAGATACAAAAGTTTGATGAACACTCCATTGACTCCTATGAGAAAGCGCTGATCGACAAATGGCAGAGACTGATCAAAGAAAATCGATATGCAAGTTTCTTTCGTTCTGTCATGGACGAAACCAAACTGTTTTGGCAGGAAACAAATCGAACACTTGAATGGGAACGCAAACGCACCAACTTCCGCCAAATCTTTCAAAAATTATTGGAAATACAGCTAAAGTCAAATTGTAGTTTGCAAGAGTTACTTACGAATTTACGCGAGTTGAAGCAAAAGAAACAATCTCCCGAAGAAGAGCCGTTATTTGATCGCGAAACAGAAGAAGATTCCGTACAAATTTTAACCATCCATGCATCAAAAGGATTAGAATGGCCAGTGGTATTCTTATTTTATTTTGGAAATCGAGGACCGAATGTAACGAATAAAGAATACCCGATTGAAATCGAAACTCCTGAAGGTAAAAAAAGAAAATGGATCCTTGATTTATGGGATTTACATTCAGATAAAGATGGCGAAGAAAACCATTTCCTGAATGAACAAAAACGTCTGTTATATGTGGCTCTTACCAGACCCAATCTAAGACTTTACTTACCGAAACTCAATTGGGGAAGGTTTAAAAAAGAAGATTCAATTCCAAACTCCGGTTATAGCCAAATCCTGTATCAAGAATTAATCAGAATCCAAACTTTACAAAATCAAAATCCTTCTCTGGCACAAAGTTTTGTATTCCGTGATCCCAATGAAATATCAGAATCACAAAAACCAAATCTTCTTCCTTCAATTGACACTCTAAAGAAAAAACCAACTTCCCCAATCCTCTACCCTTCTGAAATCAAAATTGGTCGAGTTCTCTTGCAACATAGTTATACAAGTTTGCAAGCAAGTGAAAAAAACTTAAATGTTTCCCAAGAGGAAAAGAAAAAAGAATTAGAAGAAACTCCCGATGTGGAAGTGAGTTCCACTCTTGAATTACCATCGAGTGCAAAGATCGGAAACTTTCTCCATAACATCCTTGAATTGTGTGACTTCTCGACCTTCCAATTGGAAGTAGAAGCAATTCTAGAGAATCCTTCATGGAAGTGGGCCTACCACAAATCGTTCGTTAGATATCCAATTGAAATCGAAGGTAAGGATACAAAAATAGAATATACGGTTGCGTCCTTATTGAAACGAGCAATGACAGCAAGGATCAATCTTGCTACGGGAAAATCAATCTCTCTCAGTGAATTAAAGGAAGAAGAAAAGTCTGCCGAATTAAAATTCCATTTATTCTTACAAAACCTACTTAAAGAAAGTGGAGCTTCCTTAACGGATGGGTTCGAACATTACTTAAAAGGAGCCATCGATTTGGTTTTCGTTAGGGAAGAGAAATTCTATATTGTGGATTATAAATCCAATCTATTACCAAACAACGACTATAGTAGGGAAGCTGTGGCAAATGCCGTCCGAGATAAAGGTTATCTCTTCCAAAAATCAGTGTATTCGTTTATTTTATTTGAATACCTAAAGTCACTTTTTGGACCGAAGGAAGCCTTAAACAAGTTTGGTGGAGTATACTATTTGTTTTTAAGAGGAATGATCGGTGACAAACAAACGGGTATCTACTCTGATTTAAAATATTCTGATGCCGATTGGACGATCGAGCAGTTTGATGATATCAAAAAAGAAGTGATGGCCTATATTCGCAATGCTTCTGACCAATTAGAGAAGGTATATTCATGA